The Gopherus evgoodei ecotype Sinaloan lineage chromosome 8, rGopEvg1_v1.p, whole genome shotgun sequence genome includes a region encoding these proteins:
- the NPHS2 gene encoding LOW QUALITY PROTEIN: podocin (The sequence of the model RefSeq protein was modified relative to this genomic sequence to represent the inferred CDS: inserted 2 bases in 1 codon), whose amino-acid sequence MLLRSQPXMRMEKQSRSSSRESHRRNKEPGDSQGRREKVESRRGASKDREGLKRGKAKEGKSPTEIDSRVPSSTVVDVDDVVSFDEETEVMALLESERQEEGMTSPSRGICEWLLTILSLFFIILTFPVSVWFCMKIVREYERAIVFRLGRLLPGRPRGPGLFFFLPCLDTYHKVDRRLKTLEIPFHEVVTKDMVTMEIDAVCYYRMENASLLLTSVANLSSAVQLLVQTTMKRLLAHRSFSEILLERKSIGQEMKVALDAVTCRWGIKVERTEINHVRLPAELQQSLAVEAEAQRQAKVRVIAADGEKAASESLKMAAEILASSPAAVQLRYLHMLQCLSAEKPSTIVLPFPFDLMNLVSAASHNSTGSSLPTSAPNHPEAPKDKKDSPML is encoded by the exons ATGCTCCTCCGCTCACAGCC GATGAGGATGGAAAAGCAGTCTCGCAGCTCCTCCAGGGAGTCCCACAGGAGGAACAAAGAGCCCGGAGACTCACAGGGCAGGAGAGAAAAGGTGGAAAGCAGAAGAGGAGCCAGCAAGGACAGAGAGGGGCTCAAGAGGGGGAAAGCCAAAGAGGGGAAGAGCCCCACAGAGATAGACAGCCGGGTGCCAAGCTCCACAGTGGTGGACGTGGATGATGTGGTCTCTTTTGACGAGGAAACAGAGGTGATGGCACTGCTGGAAAGCGAGCGGCAAGAGGAAG gGATGACATCTCCCAGTCGAGGTATCTGTGAATGGCTTCTTACCATCTTGTCTCTTTTCTTCATCATATTGACCTTCCCCGTTTCTGTCTGGTTCTGCATGAAG ATCGTGCGGGAATACGAGAGAGCCATCGTGTTCCGACTTGGGCGCCTCCTTCCTGGAAGGCCCCGAGGGCCCG gccttttcttcttccttccctgTCTGGATACATACCACAAGGTAGATCGTCGCCTCAAAACCCTAGAGATCCCCTTCCATGAG GTGGTGACCAAAGACATGGTTACCATGGAAATAGATGCTGTCTGCTACTACCGGATGGAAAATGCCTCTCTCCTCCTAACCAGCGTGGCCAACCTCTCCAGTGCTGTCCAGCTGCTGGTGCAGACAACCATGAAGCGCTTGCTGGCACATCGATCCTTCAGTGAAATCCTCCTGGAGAGGAAGAGCATTGGCCAGGAAATGAAG GTCGCCTTGGATGCAGTCACATGTCGCTGGGGAATCAAGGTGGAGAGAACAGAAAT CAACCACGTGCGGCTGCCAGCTGAACTGCAGCAGTCCCTGGCAGTGGAAGCAGAGGCCCAGAGACAGGCCAAAGTGCGG GTGATCGCTGCCGATGGGGAGAAGGCTGCCTCCGAATCCTTGAAGATGGCAGCCGAGATCTTagccagctccccagctgctgtCCAGCTCCGGTACCTGCACATGCTGCAATGCCTGTCTGCCGAGAAACCTTCCACTATCGTCCTTCCTTTTCCCTTTGACCTAATGAATCTTGTATCTGCGGCGAGCCACAACTCCACGGGCAGCAGCCTTCCCACCAGCGCTCCCAATCACCCTGAGGCTCCAAAGGACAAGAAGGACTCCCCCATGCTGTAG